A region of Bremerella alba DNA encodes the following proteins:
- a CDS encoding carboxypeptidase regulatory-like domain-containing protein, whose protein sequence is MIWRLTMLVALTTTLGCFGGRPDLEFGNAHGKVILQGAPLADATVRFQPESGRPSYGKTNQQGEYTLNFMGREWGALVGNHQVAITTEDRIENPENGESRWQKEILPPKYNAQTELTAVVDPGENEINFTLDEMKKGATRP, encoded by the coding sequence ATGATATGGCGATTGACGATGCTCGTCGCGCTGACGACAACACTTGGCTGCTTTGGCGGAAGGCCTGATCTAGAGTTCGGCAACGCGCATGGCAAAGTCATCCTGCAAGGAGCACCGCTTGCCGATGCAACGGTTCGCTTTCAACCGGAAAGCGGTCGACCTTCCTATGGAAAGACTAATCAGCAAGGGGAATACACGCTGAACTTCATGGGTCGGGAATGGGGCGCATTGGTTGGTAATCATCAAGTTGCGATTACGACCGAAGACCGAATCGAAAACCCTGAAAACGGCGAGTCGCGTTGGCAAAAGGAAATTCTTCCACCCAAGTACAACGCACAAACTGAATTGACTGCGGTCGTCGACCCAGGTGAAAACGAGATCAACTTCACTCTCGACGAGATGAAAAAGGGGGCCACGCGACCTTAG